Proteins from a single region of Paenibacillus sp. BIHB 4019:
- a CDS encoding amidohydrolase, which translates to MVNTSYWLTNVRLEQGYEFEAGQVAGTKTRNCQLRIEDGTIVEILKDGVELISALPKYDAKGLLLLPSFEEAHIHLDKTYFGGPWKAVKPAASIFERIEEEKVLLPKLLPTAKLQAEHILSLIQRFGATHVRSHCNIEPVSGLKRLEATKQALETFSGKISAEIVAFPQHGLLRSDSVALVKQSLAEGATHVGGVDPYTVDGDIEKSLQTIIELAVYHGAGIDIHLHDAREAGRQTLNRLAELAEEADLHGKVTVSHAFWFAGAEPQEAKEMAGRMAKLGMSIASTVPIGKMNMPLPMLSRQGVKVKLVTDSLTDHWSPFGSGDLLDKAGRYAELYGCQEEASLSQTLAFITGGITPLNAKGEQVWPKVGDAASFVLTHASCSAEAIARKAQRQAVWYKGNLVSGAL; encoded by the coding sequence ATGGTGAATACATCTTACTGGTTAACCAATGTAAGGCTGGAGCAAGGGTATGAGTTTGAGGCTGGGCAAGTAGCGGGTACGAAGACTCGCAACTGCCAATTGCGGATAGAAGATGGAACCATTGTTGAAATTTTGAAGGATGGAGTGGAGCTAATCAGCGCTTTGCCGAAATATGATGCAAAAGGTTTATTGCTGCTGCCATCGTTTGAGGAAGCACATATTCATTTAGACAAAACCTATTTTGGCGGCCCGTGGAAAGCGGTCAAGCCTGCAGCGAGTATTTTCGAACGAATAGAGGAAGAGAAGGTGTTATTGCCCAAGCTGCTGCCGACGGCGAAACTGCAAGCAGAGCATATTTTGTCTCTAATCCAACGATTTGGCGCCACGCATGTGCGCAGCCATTGCAATATTGAACCCGTCAGCGGACTCAAGCGATTAGAAGCTACGAAGCAAGCATTGGAGACGTTCTCTGGTAAAATCTCGGCCGAAATTGTAGCTTTTCCCCAGCATGGCCTGCTTCGCTCTGATTCGGTTGCACTCGTCAAGCAGTCGCTGGCTGAAGGTGCCACGCATGTTGGTGGGGTAGATCCGTATACAGTAGATGGAGATATTGAAAAATCGTTGCAAACGATAATTGAATTGGCTGTTTATCATGGTGCGGGCATCGATATTCATTTGCACGATGCACGCGAAGCTGGCCGGCAAACTTTGAACCGGCTAGCGGAGCTGGCTGAAGAAGCGGATCTGCACGGAAAAGTAACCGTAAGCCATGCCTTTTGGTTTGCAGGCGCTGAGCCGCAGGAGGCAAAAGAAATGGCTGGACGGATGGCTAAGCTGGGCATGTCCATTGCTTCCACAGTGCCGATTGGGAAAATGAATATGCCGCTGCCGATGCTGAGCCGTCAAGGCGTGAAGGTGAAGCTGGTAACCGATAGCCTCACGGATCACTGGTCGCCATTTGGCAGCGGGGATTTGCTGGATAAGGCAGGACGCTACGCAGAATTGTATGGTTGCCAAGAGGAAGCCTCGTTGTCCCAGACACTTGCCTTTATTACAGGTGGAATTACACCACTTAATGCGAAAGGCGAGCAGGTGTGGCCCAAAGTAGGCGATGCCGCCAGTTTTGTATTGACCCACGCGAGCTGTTCGGCAGAGGCTATTGCAAGAAAAGCGCAGCGTCAGGCTGTATGGTATAAAGGAAATTTGGTGAGTGGGGCTTTATAA
- a CDS encoding LysR family transcriptional regulator has translation MDIRQLRYFIAIAEEKQITAAAERLHMTQPPLGQQLKGLEEELGVQLFVRSGKALELTDAGEALYRRALFLTKALEETKLEVEEIGSGTRGKLMLGINTLSSVVLPQLLHKFKEAYPLITYKIQQNESAQIVRLLNERSIELGIVRLPLELAEFEVLELPSEPFYFVTASHVLHPADQCSYRDIQRYPLILPSAEGLGLYKSIIQQFADRGLQADVIGECSDIPLLLKWVAYGDGATIVPQSVLELHQGYDIQSFAISDSDLHFATGLIWLKDRYLSKAAQRFIELMKQESGNKQS, from the coding sequence ATGGATATTCGCCAGCTTCGTTATTTCATCGCGATCGCGGAAGAGAAACAAATTACAGCGGCCGCTGAAAGGCTGCATATGACACAGCCTCCGCTTGGGCAACAGCTGAAAGGCCTGGAGGAAGAGCTCGGGGTACAGCTTTTTGTAAGAAGCGGGAAAGCGCTGGAGCTTACTGACGCTGGAGAGGCGTTATACAGGCGCGCCTTATTTTTAACAAAAGCGCTTGAAGAGACCAAGCTGGAGGTGGAGGAAATTGGTAGCGGTACGCGGGGCAAATTAATGCTGGGTATCAATACGCTCTCATCCGTCGTTTTGCCACAGCTGCTGCACAAGTTTAAAGAAGCTTATCCGCTCATCACTTATAAAATCCAGCAAAATGAATCAGCCCAAATTGTTCGGCTGCTCAATGAACGTTCCATTGAGCTTGGAATCGTGCGGCTGCCACTGGAGTTAGCTGAATTCGAAGTGCTGGAGCTCCCATCCGAGCCCTTTTATTTCGTAACCGCGAGCCATGTCCTGCACCCCGCCGATCAATGCTCCTACCGTGATATTCAGCGTTATCCGCTTATTTTACCCAGTGCGGAAGGGCTCGGCCTATATAAAAGCATCATCCAGCAGTTTGCTGATCGCGGCTTGCAGGCTGATGTGATTGGAGAATGCTCGGATATTCCCCTATTGTTGAAGTGGGTAGCCTACGGGGATGGAGCAACCATTGTGCCGCAGTCCGTTCTTGAGCTGCATCAAGGCTATGACATCCAATCGTTTGCCATTTCAGACAGTGACCTGCATTTTGCCACCGGGCTTATCTGGTTAAAGGACCGTTATTTGTCTAAAGCGGCACAACGCTTTATTGAATTAATGAAGCAGGAAAGCGGCAATAAACAATCTTAG
- the nikC gene encoding nickel transporter permease: protein MKKIGFASYIAMLLIALLSFSVFLVPHDPYAVNLNVRLLPPSPQYWLGTDGLGRDLFSRLLIGGRNTIGASLIVLVAALSIGIPVGLLSGYVGGFVDRLFMRVADSFLAFPDFMIAIVLSGLLGPDIFNLIIAIAAVKWIAYSRIVRNSVRSEKHKDYIAIARLNGLSSPHIVIKHLLPHACSNVIVIASLDVGKIILMIASFSYIGLGIQPPSPEWGAMLNEGRAYFHQAPYLMLAPGLAIMLVVLLSNAWGDRIRDRLDVKRSRE, encoded by the coding sequence ATGAAGAAGATAGGTTTTGCCAGCTATATAGCCATGCTTCTTATCGCCTTGCTTTCTTTCTCGGTTTTCCTCGTTCCTCATGATCCATATGCAGTGAATCTTAACGTCCGGTTGCTGCCGCCGAGTCCGCAATATTGGCTGGGTACCGATGGACTTGGCAGAGATCTGTTTTCGCGCTTGCTCATTGGAGGCCGGAATACGATCGGCGCGAGTCTGATCGTGCTTGTGGCAGCGCTGAGTATCGGTATTCCTGTCGGTCTGCTGTCCGGGTATGTTGGCGGCTTCGTGGATCGCCTATTTATGCGGGTGGCGGATTCCTTCCTCGCCTTCCCGGATTTTATGATTGCCATTGTGTTAAGCGGCCTGCTAGGGCCGGATATATTCAATCTAATCATTGCCATTGCGGCGGTCAAATGGATCGCTTACTCGCGTATCGTACGCAATAGTGTCAGGTCCGAAAAACATAAGGATTATATAGCGATTGCCCGCTTGAACGGGCTAAGCTCGCCCCATATCGTGATCAAGCACTTGCTGCCGCATGCATGCAGCAACGTCATCGTCATCGCTTCGCTGGACGTGGGCAAAATTATTTTGATGATTGCGTCGTTTTCTTACATAGGACTCGGCATTCAGCCGCCATCACCAGAATGGGGAGCGATGCTGAATGAAGGCCGCGCCTATTTTCACCAGGCCCCTTATTTAATGCTTGCACCGGGACTAGCCATTATGCTCGTTGTCCTATTGTCCAATGCTTGGGGTGACCGGATTCGCGATCGGCTGGATGTGAAACGCAGCAGAGAGTAA
- a CDS encoding Ig-like domain-containing protein, translated as MRLMRRKAKRLLLCLIALLLVWSVPAAWSVNRVEAAGEAPSKVPLAISETFNTAKEMKLTGKLSGLGIDGMPVTYSLSAGDGPLVKASGTIFSAGPPYRPGFEAEKVFDGDVSTYYDFHHPSGAYVGIDLGEGNEAVVRKLRFHPRDKYPSRMVDGQFQGSNEGTNTGYLEDFYVVPPMTKDGWREEEINDPTAYRYLRYAAPFGGWGNIAEIEFYLDMKPPKGTVTLLDPADGIFEYIPAPGYVGIDQFAFKVNDGSSDSEFGIVTINVQDGEPSSNGGAHWRFEQPADGSFQVKDLSGNGNDLYRVDVMKRDVPDIFMDWSDEKPAFSKSTGSLQISSYDSFPDELSYLRTADDAPLNAMTFSEGYTFETYIRLASSFDAEKNGWMGLLGRGGTGRDGGKMDGDRNRPLAALSVSTNKEMKWAAYPTNLNDLKTNWSGEMLHDWIHVAVVNDSLSTIMYINGSPVLRNDEGAAGNSVGLATAQKNGSYVPWIIGASQYNNLFEKGFNGWINEIRITDRALAPSEFLINENEAPVSSDLSVTTDQNKAYTGQLSAIDPDLNTLTYEIKTQPANGTLNANAQGSFVYTPNPNYNGLDYFTYRAYDGKAYSNEAQVKITIIPNHAPVAVKQEHAVRSGEVLKNILQASDADGDALSFRIVKQPSKGSATITDAATGAFEYVPAVNATGIDFFAFQASDGKNESEEALVIIQINDKQPETENWEASNLEFTLREGGKLTGRLADAVTETTENMSVQVLKAPAKGQLTVTDSVYGVFEYTADAGATGQDSFVFQIGAGGRLTNEAYGLIRILPNGKPQATALTISTQQNTAITGHLKATDAEGDMLHYVIATEPTQGTVTLMDHNTGSFMYTPRAGFIGSDSFTYTAGDGIAVSDSAKVSILVAAPPVSGGGSSGGGGVSPLPTPTPAPVLEPTPSPAPTNGPEQPAGLAPFTDMQKHWAKPAIERLYAMNALNGYPDGSFHPQGEMTRAEFAILIVKVLGIKADEGPSFDDMNSHWAEDAVRAAAKLGLVEGMNTRTFGPNEKITREQMAVILARVFQLNTDSTKNASFSDNADISPWALGSLNALVELRAIQGYKDGYFRPLQAVSRAEAAEVIVRLLDIQAAKQK; from the coding sequence ATGCGATTAATGAGAAGAAAAGCAAAAAGGCTGTTATTATGCCTAATAGCTTTGCTGCTGGTCTGGAGTGTTCCTGCGGCTTGGAGCGTGAATCGGGTTGAGGCTGCTGGGGAAGCGCCAAGTAAAGTACCGTTAGCAATAAGTGAAACGTTCAACACAGCTAAGGAAATGAAGCTGACAGGCAAGTTGAGCGGGCTGGGGATAGACGGCATGCCTGTGACTTATTCCCTTTCGGCTGGAGATGGTCCACTGGTTAAAGCTTCCGGGACGATTTTCAGCGCAGGTCCTCCTTATAGGCCAGGGTTTGAAGCCGAAAAAGTGTTTGATGGGGATGTGAGCACCTATTATGATTTTCATCATCCAAGCGGCGCTTATGTTGGGATTGATTTGGGCGAAGGGAATGAAGCGGTCGTTCGCAAATTGAGGTTTCATCCGCGGGACAAGTATCCTTCGCGAATGGTGGATGGGCAGTTTCAAGGATCAAATGAAGGAACCAACACAGGGTATTTGGAAGATTTTTATGTGGTTCCCCCTATGACAAAAGATGGCTGGAGAGAGGAAGAAATCAACGACCCGACAGCTTATCGTTATTTGCGTTATGCGGCACCATTTGGCGGGTGGGGAAATATTGCTGAAATTGAATTTTACTTGGATATGAAGCCGCCAAAAGGAACGGTAACCCTGCTTGATCCAGCAGACGGTATATTTGAATATATACCTGCCCCTGGATATGTGGGCATCGACCAATTTGCCTTCAAGGTGAATGACGGTTCGAGCGATTCCGAGTTTGGCATAGTGACAATTAATGTCCAGGATGGCGAGCCTAGTTCTAATGGAGGGGCACACTGGAGGTTTGAACAGCCCGCAGACGGTTCTTTTCAAGTGAAGGACTTGTCGGGAAACGGCAATGACCTGTATCGCGTTGATGTTATGAAACGGGATGTGCCGGATATTTTTATGGATTGGTCGGATGAAAAGCCGGCATTCTCGAAAAGTACGGGCAGCCTTCAAATTTCTTCCTATGACAGCTTCCCGGACGAGCTGTCTTATTTACGAACGGCAGATGATGCGCCATTAAATGCTATGACCTTCTCAGAAGGCTACACGTTCGAGACATACATCCGTCTGGCGAGCAGCTTTGATGCCGAGAAAAATGGCTGGATGGGTTTACTTGGACGTGGCGGAACAGGTCGTGATGGCGGGAAAATGGACGGCGACCGTAACCGGCCGCTCGCTGCATTATCGGTCTCCACAAATAAGGAAATGAAGTGGGCAGCATATCCGACAAACTTGAATGACTTAAAAACGAACTGGTCGGGCGAAATGTTGCATGACTGGATTCATGTGGCCGTTGTCAATGATTCACTTTCGACAATCATGTATATTAACGGATCGCCTGTGCTTCGTAATGACGAAGGAGCAGCTGGCAATTCTGTTGGTCTGGCTACTGCACAGAAAAATGGCTCGTATGTGCCGTGGATTATCGGAGCTTCTCAATACAATAACCTATTTGAAAAAGGCTTTAATGGCTGGATCAATGAGATCCGCATAACGGATCGTGCGTTGGCTCCATCCGAGTTTTTGATCAATGAAAATGAAGCTCCTGTCAGCAGCGATCTATCAGTGACGACGGATCAAAATAAAGCCTACACTGGCCAGCTTTCTGCGATTGATCCTGATCTAAATACGTTGACTTATGAAATCAAAACGCAGCCAGCTAACGGAACCTTGAACGCGAATGCGCAGGGCAGCTTTGTTTATACGCCTAATCCTAACTATAACGGACTCGATTACTTCACGTACCGGGCGTATGACGGCAAAGCATATTCCAATGAAGCACAGGTGAAGATTACGATTATTCCAAATCATGCCCCTGTTGCAGTAAAGCAGGAGCATGCTGTTCGCTCTGGGGAAGTATTGAAGAACATTTTGCAAGCATCGGATGCAGATGGAGACGCCCTTTCATTTCGTATTGTGAAACAGCCGAGTAAAGGGAGTGCCACAATTACGGATGCAGCAACAGGCGCGTTTGAGTATGTGCCTGCAGTTAACGCGACGGGAATCGATTTCTTTGCTTTCCAAGCTTCCGATGGGAAAAATGAATCAGAAGAAGCCCTGGTCATCATCCAAATTAACGATAAGCAGCCTGAAACGGAAAATTGGGAAGCATCGAATTTGGAGTTCACTTTGCGAGAAGGGGGCAAGCTGACGGGGCGCTTGGCTGATGCAGTCACCGAAACAACGGAAAATATGAGCGTTCAAGTGCTGAAAGCTCCGGCGAAGGGACAGTTGACAGTGACGGATTCCGTCTACGGCGTATTTGAGTATACGGCGGACGCGGGCGCGACAGGACAGGATTCGTTTGTATTCCAAATTGGTGCAGGCGGCCGTTTAACGAATGAAGCGTATGGCTTAATCCGCATTTTGCCTAATGGCAAACCACAGGCGACAGCATTAACGATATCGACACAACAAAATACGGCAATTACTGGTCACTTGAAGGCGACGGATGCGGAAGGGGACATGCTTCACTATGTTATTGCTACGGAGCCAACACAAGGAACCGTGACGCTAATGGATCATAATACGGGTTCATTTATGTACACCCCTCGTGCGGGTTTTATAGGTTCTGACAGTTTTACGTATACAGCTGGAGACGGCATAGCTGTCTCAGATTCCGCAAAGGTGAGCATATTGGTTGCTGCGCCACCTGTAAGTGGTGGAGGATCTTCTGGGGGTGGAGGAGTTTCTCCGTTGCCAACGCCGACGCCTGCACCTGTGCTGGAACCGACCCCAAGCCCGGCTCCTACTAATGGACCGGAACAGCCTGCTGGCCTTGCTCCATTCACGGATATGCAAAAGCACTGGGCAAAACCCGCGATTGAGCGACTTTATGCTATGAATGCGCTAAACGGTTATCCGGACGGCTCGTTTCACCCGCAAGGGGAAATGACACGTGCTGAATTTGCCATATTAATCGTGAAGGTGCTTGGTATTAAAGCGGATGAAGGCCCATCATTCGACGATATGAACAGCCACTGGGCAGAGGATGCGGTGAGAGCTGCTGCCAAGCTCGGCCTTGTAGAGGGAATGAATACAAGAACCTTTGGTCCAAATGAGAAAATTACCCGCGAGCAAATGGCCGTAATATTGGCGCGAGTCTTTCAATTAAACACCGACAGCACGAAAAACGCATCGTTCAGCGATAATGCCGATATTTCCCCATGGGCACTAGGCTCGCTAAATGCACTCGTCGAGCTTAGGGCAATTCAAGGCTACAAGGACGGCTACTTCCGCCCGCTTCAGGCTGTGAGCCGTGCGGAAGCGGCGGAGGTTATCGTAAGGCTGCTGGATATCCAAGCAGCCAAACAGAAGTGA
- the nikB gene encoding nickel ABC transporter permease has translation MSIVWKRGVELVLFILLLSFVSFVFVKLAPGDAVKQMLRSDDVAITSSEIKQQREALGLNEPVLVQYGSWLARLAQLDLGKSYMTNRPVSEELLHKMPATLLLAGSSLLILLLIAVPLGALSALYPNRFIDRASRLLAVMGTSIPSFWLGLLLIEGLSVRSGLLPSMGTGTPWHLVLPSLTLGLTMSAVYVRLIRSSLMDSLTQDFIRGARSRGIGSRNILLRHAFRHALTPVVTMFGVSVGSLLGGTVVIEVLFAYPGMGKFIVDAIQSRDYPVIQGYMVVMGIAVTLIHLLVDLANHALNPEMRLKGESR, from the coding sequence GTGAGCATCGTTTGGAAAAGAGGTGTAGAGCTTGTTCTGTTTATTTTGCTGCTTTCCTTCGTCAGCTTCGTGTTTGTCAAGCTTGCCCCGGGAGATGCGGTTAAGCAAATGCTTCGTTCAGATGACGTTGCCATTACAAGCTCAGAAATCAAGCAACAGAGGGAAGCGCTGGGACTAAATGAGCCAGTATTGGTTCAGTATGGCAGCTGGCTTGCCAGGCTGGCGCAACTCGATTTGGGTAAGTCGTACATGACGAATCGCCCCGTAAGCGAGGAACTGCTTCATAAAATGCCAGCGACGCTGCTGCTTGCCGGCAGCTCGCTGCTCATTTTATTGCTCATTGCGGTGCCGCTGGGCGCTTTGTCGGCCCTTTATCCCAATCGATTTATTGACCGCGCAAGCCGTCTCCTTGCTGTAATGGGTACTTCTATCCCTAGCTTTTGGCTAGGGCTTCTTTTAATAGAAGGGCTATCCGTAAGGTCGGGCTTATTGCCGTCAATGGGAACGGGAACGCCCTGGCATCTCGTGCTGCCTTCGCTGACGCTCGGTCTTACGATGTCTGCCGTTTATGTCCGGTTGATTCGCTCCAGTCTTATGGACAGCTTAACGCAGGATTTTATAAGGGGAGCACGGTCGCGCGGCATTGGCAGCAGAAATATTTTGCTCCGCCATGCTTTTCGCCATGCGCTTACGCCCGTTGTGACGATGTTCGGCGTCAGCGTGGGCAGTTTGCTTGGCGGCACGGTTGTCATTGAGGTGCTGTTTGCTTATCCGGGCATGGGCAAGTTTATTGTGGATGCCATTCAGAGCAGAGATTATCCGGTCATTCAAGGTTATATGGTCGTGATGGGAATTGCCGTGACGCTTATTCATTTGCTGGTAGATTTGGCGAATCATGCTCTAAACCCGGAAATGCGCTTGAAAGGGGAGAGCCGATGA
- the nikA gene encoding nickel ABC transporter substrate-binding protein gives MRKIIPLFLLISMLLLAAACSNGSSTNGEQAKPPEKELTFLFNFASQTIDPHLDYTPLRAGVVETLVKLGEDLQIQPWLAEEWSSSDGQHWTFKIREQVAFQNGKALDADAVKQSLERAMEQNPGVKQVLKIKQMEASGQSLHITTEQPFPQFPSELVHPNTAIIDVSAPEPDKKPIGTGPFQVAAFTSGSSLKLDRYEAYWNGAAKLSHASFSFNEDANARLSALMAGDADIVYRPPVESIETMKSDASLHLDSVVSLRTNELIFNTEHEDFQNSYVRKAFDALVNRDELKDAIMGGQATVASGPFLPQFPFVPVYEPKESGVDAARKWFKQAGYEVEQGKVTKDGQPLAFKLATYASRAEFPLLAQVLQAQAKELGITITIAQVDKYEDYLLEKDDWDLGTYSPLIAPRGDASYFLNVAFKPEGSLNFGKINDQELSAWIEELDQTVDVNKRNALIKQALTRINEETYYSYLVHPNTLVVYRDKVKNWVTSKSEYYMLTNQLDVEVK, from the coding sequence ATGCGAAAAATCATCCCCTTATTTCTCCTCATTAGCATGCTGCTGCTCGCGGCAGCCTGTTCGAACGGGTCAAGCACGAACGGAGAACAAGCCAAACCGCCCGAGAAGGAGCTGACCTTCCTTTTTAACTTTGCGAGCCAAACGATAGACCCCCATCTGGATTATACCCCGCTCCGAGCAGGTGTCGTGGAAACGCTGGTCAAGCTGGGCGAGGACCTTCAAATCCAGCCTTGGCTGGCGGAGGAGTGGAGCAGCTCGGATGGGCAGCATTGGACGTTTAAAATCCGGGAGCAGGTTGCGTTCCAAAATGGCAAGGCGCTCGATGCGGATGCCGTTAAGCAATCGCTAGAACGGGCGATGGAGCAAAATCCGGGTGTGAAGCAGGTTTTGAAAATCAAGCAAATGGAAGCGAGCGGACAAAGCCTGCACATTACGACGGAGCAGCCGTTTCCCCAGTTTCCGTCAGAGCTAGTACATCCCAATACAGCGATTATTGACGTATCTGCACCAGAGCCGGATAAAAAGCCAATTGGAACCGGTCCGTTTCAAGTGGCCGCGTTCACTTCGGGCAGCTCGCTTAAGCTGGATCGCTACGAGGCATATTGGAACGGTGCAGCAAAGCTCAGCCATGCTTCTTTCAGCTTTAATGAAGATGCCAACGCCCGCTTGTCAGCGCTTATGGCTGGGGATGCGGATATTGTGTACCGTCCGCCAGTAGAAAGCATCGAAACGATGAAAAGCGACGCCAGCCTGCATTTGGATTCGGTCGTCAGCTTGCGGACAAATGAGCTAATATTCAATACGGAGCATGAGGATTTTCAAAACAGCTACGTTCGAAAAGCTTTCGATGCGCTCGTCAATCGCGATGAACTCAAGGACGCCATTATGGGCGGCCAAGCGACGGTTGCCAGCGGTCCTTTTTTGCCGCAATTTCCGTTCGTGCCTGTCTATGAACCGAAGGAAAGCGGAGTAGACGCTGCTCGCAAATGGTTTAAGCAAGCAGGCTATGAGGTCGAGCAGGGCAAGGTGACCAAGGATGGACAGCCGCTTGCTTTCAAGCTGGCAACGTACGCTTCCCGCGCGGAATTTCCCTTGCTGGCCCAAGTGCTGCAAGCGCAAGCGAAGGAGCTTGGCATTACCATTACGATCGCACAAGTCGATAAATATGAGGATTATTTGCTTGAGAAGGACGATTGGGATTTGGGCACCTACAGCCCGTTAATTGCGCCGCGCGGGGATGCGAGTTATTTTCTAAATGTAGCCTTTAAGCCGGAGGGCTCGCTGAATTTCGGGAAAATCAACGACCAAGAGCTGAGCGCTTGGATTGAGGAACTGGATCAAACGGTAGACGTGAATAAGCGCAATGCTTTAATCAAACAGGCGCTTACCCGTATTAATGAAGAAACATACTATTCCTACCTTGTTCATCCGAATACGCTCGTTGTGTACCGAGATAAGGTGAAAAACTGGGTAACGAGTAAAAGCGAATATTATATGCTGACGAACCAATTGGATGTGGAAGTGAAGTGA
- a CDS encoding ABC transporter ATP-binding protein: protein MGILKITGLSLHAGQQQLVHNLHLSIEKQQWLALIGESGSGKTLTGLAIGGLLPHAVRITKGQILFEGQSVSELSAQQLSRLRGKEIAYIFQDYAGMFSPFIRLGKQLDETLQAHSRLGRKERKVQILSSLGKVRLPAERVYNSYPFELSGGQLQRVSIAAALLLKPKLLIADEPTTALDYATGEEILRLLMEMKEQIGCAILFITHDLKHVRRYADEVAVMSEGCMLESGNVRAVLEAPTHPYTKQLLAAEPSSWSSPTFKTEREPMLQLQPVDTEQTMREQGGRLEASSENSLLVAQNLIKTYPKGKGIKVLDQVSFTLKAGECLGLVGESGSGKSTLARCLMLMEPLDEGELQFQQMPLHKRKAVARSYISGRIQTVFQNPAASLNPRLTIVDSLMEPLDIFKDKAPAFLGDSRYKRDEAAALLLDMVGLPASVMRQYPHELSGGQRQRACIARAISIAPDFIILDEPTASLDMIIQAQILKLLQRLQQQLGFACLFISHDLAAVQLMCSRIMVLENGKIIDESSS from the coding sequence ATGGGCATATTAAAAATAACAGGGCTTAGCTTACACGCAGGGCAGCAGCAGCTTGTTCATAACCTTCATCTATCTATTGAAAAGCAGCAATGGCTCGCTTTAATTGGTGAAAGCGGCAGCGGAAAAACGCTGACCGGCCTCGCGATTGGCGGCTTGCTGCCTCATGCTGTGCGCATAACGAAAGGGCAGATTTTGTTCGAGGGGCAATCTGTTTCAGAGCTTTCCGCCCAACAACTAAGCCGGTTGCGGGGCAAGGAGATTGCTTATATTTTTCAAGACTATGCGGGCATGTTTAGTCCCTTTATTCGACTCGGGAAGCAGCTGGATGAGACGCTGCAAGCGCATAGCCGCTTAGGCCGCAAGGAGCGGAAAGTGCAAATATTGTCTAGCTTAGGCAAGGTGCGTCTGCCGGCAGAGCGCGTATATAACAGCTATCCCTTTGAGCTGAGCGGCGGACAATTGCAGCGGGTGTCCATCGCAGCCGCGCTGCTGCTTAAGCCAAAGCTGCTTATTGCCGATGAACCAACGACTGCGCTGGATTATGCAACGGGAGAGGAAATACTCCGTTTGCTCATGGAGATGAAGGAGCAAATCGGCTGCGCTATTCTGTTTATTACGCATGACCTAAAGCATGTCAGGCGTTATGCCGATGAAGTGGCTGTTATGAGCGAGGGCTGTATGCTGGAGTCGGGTAATGTGCGGGCAGTGCTGGAAGCGCCAACCCATCCCTATACGAAGCAGCTTCTTGCAGCTGAGCCCAGCTCATGGTCATCACCAACCTTTAAGACTGAACGAGAACCGATGCTGCAGTTACAGCCAGTGGACACCGAGCAAACGATGCGGGAGCAGGGAGGCAGACTGGAGGCCAGCAGTGAGAATAGCTTGCTCGTCGCCCAAAATCTCATCAAAACATACCCGAAAGGCAAAGGCATTAAGGTGCTGGATCAAGTATCTTTTACGCTGAAAGCAGGGGAATGTTTAGGGCTGGTCGGCGAGAGCGGCAGCGGCAAAAGCACATTGGCTAGATGCTTGATGCTTATGGAGCCGCTTGACGAAGGAGAGCTCCAGTTCCAGCAAATGCCGCTGCATAAACGGAAAGCTGTCGCGCGGTCGTACATAAGCGGACGTATTCAAACGGTATTTCAAAATCCAGCAGCCAGTTTGAACCCGAGGCTGACGATTGTGGATTCATTAATGGAACCGCTTGATATATTCAAGGACAAAGCGCCTGCATTTTTAGGCGATAGCCGATATAAACGGGATGAAGCGGCTGCTCTGTTGCTTGATATGGTAGGACTTCCAGCCAGCGTCATGCGGCAATATCCCCATGAGCTGAGCGGAGGCCAGAGGCAGCGGGCATGTATCGCCAGGGCGATCAGCATTGCGCCTGACTTTATTATTTTGGATGAGCCTACTGCGAGTTTGGATATGATCATTCAAGCCCAGATTTTAAAGCTATTGCAGAGGTTGCAGCAGCAGCTTGGTTTTGCCTGCTTGTTTATTTCGCATGATTTGGCAGCCGTTCAGCTCATGTGCAGCCGAATAATGGTGCTGGAGAACGGGAAGATCATAGATGAATCCAGCAGTTAA